One bacterium genomic region harbors:
- a CDS encoding L,D-transpeptidase, translating into MKRTNKIFLAALVVTSILLFNSAYLKKSTADFSPAKFNYSFHPFAGYDFKQLRDTVYTNKDHYIEVNLATQHATLYSRDGNEFHFPISSGTKRVEKGMETNTGLFAIQWKAKKQYSVQFDSTVMLNWMGFNDGIGFHALLGKSYYKYLGKKNVSHGCVRVSREDAQIVYEKVEKGTPVLVHKGNNAIKIAFTCEGESYNQYSYRDTYNLLKERYQKIYDGDYLISSNEKILVDENNIYSNGLPIGNSEFIPTRQNLKPTYLWVDKNKSEEERLAEIFAGKEKFDFTLNPFLDSRN; encoded by the coding sequence ATGAAAAGAACGAATAAGATTTTTTTAGCAGCTTTAGTTGTCACATCAATTCTCCTCTTCAACAGCGCCTACCTTAAAAAAAGCACAGCAGACTTTTCACCAGCAAAATTTAATTATTCATTTCATCCATTTGCAGGATACGACTTTAAACAACTTCGTGATACTGTTTACACAAACAAAGATCACTACATCGAAGTAAATCTTGCAACGCAGCACGCAACGCTTTATTCGCGAGATGGAAACGAATTCCATTTTCCTATTTCTTCCGGAACAAAACGAGTTGAAAAAGGAATGGAAACGAACACAGGTTTGTTTGCAATCCAGTGGAAAGCGAAGAAACAATATTCAGTTCAGTTTGACAGCACAGTAATGCTGAACTGGATGGGCTTCAACGACGGAATTGGTTTTCACGCATTGCTTGGGAAAAGTTATTACAAATATCTTGGGAAGAAGAATGTTTCTCACGGATGCGTTAGAGTTTCAAGAGAAGATGCACAAATCGTTTATGAAAAAGTTGAAAAAGGGACTCCGGTTCTTGTTCACAAAGGAAATAATGCAATAAAAATAGCTTTCACCTGTGAGGGCGAAAGCTATAATCAATACTCCTACAGGGATACTTACAATCTACTGAAAGAGAGATATCAGAAAATATACGACGGTGATTACCTGATATCTTCTAACGAAAAAATTCTTGTGGATGAAAATAATATTTACTCGAACGGTTTACCTATTGGCAACTCAGAATTTATTCCGACCAGACAAAACCTGAAACCAACATATCTCTGGGTTGATAAGAACAAATCTGAAGAAGAAAGATTAGCTGAGATATTTGCAGGAAAAGAAAAATTTGATTTTACACTTAATCCATTTTTAGATTCCAGAAATTAA
- a CDS encoding excinuclease ABC subunit C yields MNPELQNKLSNLPAKPGVYQFFNDKKKVIYVGKANNLRSRVKSYFHSKNPNAKTEALVSKIADLELVVTDSEVEALVLENNLIKELKPRYNVNLKDDKSFPFIKVTNEPFPRIFSTRRVIRDGSKYFGPYTSVKNMKAALRMINQVFKIRSCKFDINDDSIAKKKFKVCLDYHIKKCDGPCEGLVSQKDYNDMVDEVVKVIRGRTDDLIKELNDKMKSASVNMEFEKAAEIRDKIEQLQIISSKQKVVSNDFEDRDVISIAFEDKDSACSVFNIRGGKLVGKKQLRLSLQGKEDINEIYNSAIKFYYSDHVEIPKEILLETEPLEKDLLEEWLNQKAERKVKIFIPQRGELKALVAMCKENANLQLKEIQLQKMKKEGNVPFALSALQRDLRLKVLPRRIECFDISNIQGSDSVASMVVFVDGKSKKSEYKKFIIKEVEGPDDFASMQEVIRRRYTRLLDSKEPLPDLIVVDGGKGQLSSACEILDSLGIKQYNIIGLAKRLEEVFFPENSEPESIPKTSSGLKLLQQIRDEAHRFAITFHRARRSKRTITTELTEIKGIGKATAYQLLSELGSVEKIKNSNTETLSKIIGNKKAQLVREYFENEKNE; encoded by the coding sequence ATGAATCCCGAACTCCAAAATAAATTATCCAATCTTCCTGCAAAGCCGGGAGTTTACCAGTTCTTTAATGATAAGAAGAAAGTAATCTACGTCGGTAAAGCAAACAATCTACGCAGCAGAGTAAAGAGTTATTTCCATTCTAAAAATCCCAATGCGAAAACAGAAGCACTTGTAAGTAAAATTGCTGATCTTGAACTGGTTGTTACAGATTCGGAGGTAGAAGCACTCGTACTCGAAAACAACCTCATCAAAGAACTCAAGCCGAGATATAATGTAAATTTAAAAGACGACAAATCTTTCCCTTTTATAAAAGTAACGAATGAGCCATTCCCAAGAATTTTTTCTACGAGGAGAGTTATTCGCGATGGTTCAAAATATTTTGGTCCGTACACAAGCGTTAAGAATATGAAAGCAGCTTTAAGGATGATCAATCAGGTTTTCAAAATAAGAAGCTGCAAATTTGATATTAACGATGATTCAATCGCAAAGAAAAAATTCAAAGTTTGTCTCGACTATCATATTAAAAAATGTGATGGTCCCTGTGAAGGACTCGTCAGCCAAAAAGATTACAACGATATGGTTGACGAAGTTGTAAAAGTTATCCGCGGAAGAACCGACGATCTGATAAAAGAACTGAATGATAAAATGAAATCAGCTTCCGTCAATATGGAATTTGAGAAAGCAGCAGAGATACGGGACAAGATTGAACAGTTGCAAATAATTTCATCCAAACAAAAAGTCGTAAGTAATGATTTCGAAGACAGAGACGTAATCTCAATAGCATTTGAAGATAAAGATTCTGCTTGTTCTGTATTTAATATTCGTGGTGGAAAGCTTGTCGGAAAGAAACAGCTTCGCTTGAGTTTACAAGGGAAAGAAGATATTAATGAAATTTATAACTCAGCAATTAAGTTTTATTACAGCGATCACGTTGAAATCCCAAAAGAAATTTTGCTTGAAACAGAACCGCTTGAAAAAGATCTCCTCGAAGAATGGCTCAATCAAAAAGCAGAAAGAAAAGTTAAAATATTTATACCGCAACGAGGTGAACTGAAAGCTCTCGTTGCAATGTGCAAAGAGAATGCAAATCTTCAGCTCAAAGAAATACAACTTCAAAAAATGAAGAAAGAAGGAAATGTTCCTTTTGCACTTTCGGCATTGCAGAGAGATTTACGTTTGAAAGTTCTCCCAAGACGAATTGAGTGCTTCGATATTTCCAACATTCAGGGATCAGATTCTGTTGCAAGTATGGTTGTATTTGTTGACGGCAAATCGAAAAAAAGTGAGTATAAAAAATTCATCATTAAAGAAGTTGAAGGTCCGGATGACTTTGCAAGTATGCAGGAAGTAATTCGAAGAAGATACACACGATTGCTTGATAGCAAAGAACCTCTTCCGGATTTAATTGTGGTTGATGGCGGCAAAGGACAACTATCAAGTGCGTGTGAAATATTAGACAGTCTCGGAATAAAACAATACAATATCATTGGTCTCGCAAAGAGACTTGAAGAAGTTTTCTTTCCTGAAAATTCAGAACCAGAATCAATTCCAAAAACATCTTCAGGATTAAAGCTTTTACAGCAAATAAGAGATGAAGCACATCGTTTTGCAATTACTTTTCACAGAGCAAGAAGATCCAAAAGAACGATAACGACAGAACTGACAGAGATAAAAGGAATAGGAAAAGCAACGGCATATCAGTTGCTCTCGGAGCTGGGCAGTGTTGAAAAAATTAAAAATTCTAACACTGAAACTTTATCAAAAATTATTGGAAATAAGAAAGCCCAGCTTGTCAGAGAGTATTTTGAAAATGAAAAGAACGAATAA
- the glgC gene encoding glucose-1-phosphate adenylyltransferase, producing MTIHGSSILRDTITMLLAGGQGERLYPLTKVRSKPAVSFGGKYRIIDFALSNCLNSELRRIYILTQYKSDSLNQHIFEAWSIFNPELGEFIYTVPPQRKLNNDWYLGTANAIYQNMNLFSSDRKAKQVLILSGDHIYKMDYLKLLQYHVDKKAHLSMACIEVPKEEATRFGIVSVNTEYKVDSFIEKPKNPPTIPDNPNHSFVNMGIYVFDANALREIFTEMEEKHIPSNDFGQDVIPYMVMTGRDVFAYKFVDENKKSQPYWKDIGTIDSYYASSMNLLSVSPDFNMYDPNWYIRGYQYQFPPAKTVSHEGERVGRSLNSLVCDGCIVSGGLVERSILSPNVRVNSYSYITDSIIMDNCNIGRHARIRRAIIDKNVTVPEGYEIGFDLEGDKKKFTVTESGIVVIGKNEILPK from the coding sequence ATGACCATTCACGGTTCTTCAATACTTAGAGATACAATAACAATGCTTCTGGCCGGTGGTCAGGGCGAAAGACTTTATCCCCTAACAAAAGTCAGGAGCAAACCTGCTGTATCATTCGGAGGAAAATACCGGATAATTGATTTTGCACTTTCAAACTGCCTGAACTCTGAGTTGAGAAGAATTTACATTCTCACTCAGTATAAATCAGATTCTCTCAATCAACACATCTTCGAAGCTTGGAGTATTTTTAATCCTGAACTTGGCGAATTTATTTATACCGTTCCTCCCCAACGAAAACTGAATAATGATTGGTATCTCGGAACTGCAAACGCAATCTATCAGAATATGAATTTGTTTTCTTCCGACAGAAAAGCAAAGCAGGTACTAATTTTAAGCGGTGACCATATTTATAAGATGGACTATTTGAAACTGCTTCAATATCATGTTGATAAGAAAGCACATCTTTCCATGGCCTGCATTGAAGTGCCGAAAGAAGAAGCAACACGGTTTGGAATTGTAAGCGTAAATACAGAGTATAAAGTTGATTCATTCATTGAGAAACCAAAAAATCCTCCGACTATTCCTGATAATCCGAACCATTCATTTGTGAATATGGGTATCTATGTTTTCGATGCGAATGCATTAAGAGAAATTTTCACTGAGATGGAAGAAAAACATATTCCTTCGAATGACTTTGGGCAGGATGTGATTCCTTATATGGTGATGACCGGCAGAGATGTTTTTGCTTACAAATTTGTTGATGAGAATAAAAAATCACAGCCTTACTGGAAAGATATTGGAACAATAGACAGCTACTATGCCTCAAGTATGAACTTACTGAGCGTTTCACCTGATTTTAATATGTATGATCCAAACTGGTATATCCGTGGTTACCAATATCAGTTTCCTCCTGCGAAAACCGTTTCACACGAAGGAGAGCGAGTTGGTAGAAGTCTGAATTCTTTGGTCTGTGATGGTTGCATTGTTTCGGGTGGACTTGTTGAACGCTCGATTCTCAGTCCAAATGTTCGGGTAAATAGTTACTCATACATAACTGATTCAATCATCATGGATAACTGCAACATCGGAAGACATGCACGGATTAGAAGAGCAATTATTGATAAAAACGTTACCGTTCCTGAAGGATACGAAATCGGGTTTGATCTAGAAGGTGATAAGAAAAAATTTACTGTGACTGAAAGCGGAATTGTCGTAATCGGCAAGAATGAGATATTGCCAAAGTAG
- a CDS encoding M1 family metallopeptidase, with protein MKKRRIILIIFLVILILILPGAVYYKIQLFKMTYIYTYFQKLDENYIAPNQRKLDITKYDLSFDLYPENKIIIARAILTGKVLDSTLKTIDLNFYDNFDIKNINLNGKSVDYKNEDTRLTLPYTKSETDEFEIVVDYEGTPKKAGLEGFVFGKRNGTSVVYNLSEPTYASSWFPCNDIPFDKTNLEIKITNDSSMVSVSNGVLIDVTTNGSRKTYRWKTEYPISTYLVAIYSSDYEYFSDKYISLDGKDTMDVEYYVLPDKLEEAKIDFSTHVNMLEVFSKMFGEYPFIREKYGIAEFLWYAGAMEHQTITGVSSNMIGGKKLFEDTFVHELAHQWWGNAVGPKSWKDIWLNEGFATYCEALYYEAESGREALQSTMLSKYSSSFSGSLAEPGPFLFTRTMYDKGAWVLHMLRWEVGDSSFFKILRTHYETYKYSNASISDFKFVCENVSEKDLDKFFDQWVYGKGQIELEYKTETETKDDGAILKIYIEQVQEEYEEFHFPLEIKLKYEDLSEQNYRFNIVSTDTVLEIPIKNVTESIDFDPNNWLLAQINSVDE; from the coding sequence ATGAAAAAAAGAAGAATAATACTGATAATTTTTCTGGTGATTCTTATACTGATTTTGCCCGGAGCAGTGTACTATAAAATTCAGTTATTTAAGATGACTTATATTTATACTTATTTCCAGAAGCTCGATGAAAATTATATTGCTCCTAACCAGAGAAAACTGGATATAACAAAGTATGATCTTTCATTTGATCTCTATCCGGAGAATAAAATTATAATTGCCAGAGCAATATTGACTGGTAAAGTCTTGGATTCGACTCTCAAAACTATTGACTTAAATTTCTACGACAATTTTGATATAAAAAATATTAATCTTAACGGTAAATCCGTTGATTATAAAAATGAAGATACAAGGTTAACTCTTCCGTACACTAAATCTGAAACGGATGAATTTGAAATCGTGGTTGATTATGAAGGTACTCCGAAGAAAGCCGGACTGGAAGGATTTGTATTCGGAAAAAGAAATGGAACTTCAGTCGTTTATAATTTGAGTGAACCGACTTATGCATCATCCTGGTTTCCGTGCAATGATATTCCATTCGACAAAACGAATCTTGAAATAAAGATTACGAATGATTCAAGTATGGTTTCTGTTTCCAACGGAGTGCTGATTGATGTAACGACAAATGGCAGCAGAAAAACATATCGTTGGAAAACTGAATATCCGATTTCAACATACCTGGTAGCTATTTATTCATCAGATTATGAATATTTCTCAGACAAGTACATTTCATTGGATGGAAAAGACACGATGGATGTTGAGTATTATGTTCTTCCCGATAAGCTAGAGGAAGCGAAAATAGATTTCTCAACTCACGTGAATATGTTAGAAGTATTTTCGAAAATGTTTGGTGAGTACCCATTCATTAGGGAAAAATATGGTATTGCAGAATTTTTATGGTATGCCGGTGCAATGGAACATCAGACAATTACAGGCGTCTCATCGAATATGATCGGAGGTAAGAAATTATTTGAAGATACGTTTGTTCACGAACTTGCTCATCAGTGGTGGGGAAATGCAGTCGGACCAAAAAGCTGGAAAGATATCTGGCTTAATGAAGGATTTGCCACTTACTGCGAAGCACTATATTACGAAGCTGAGTCAGGTAGAGAAGCTCTCCAATCAACGATGTTGAGTAAATACAGCAGCAGCTTTTCAGGTTCTCTGGCTGAACCAGGTCCGTTTTTGTTCACAAGAACAATGTATGATAAAGGTGCGTGGGTTCTTCATATGCTTCGTTGGGAAGTTGGAGATTCATCATTCTTTAAAATTTTGAGAACACATTACGAGACTTATAAATACTCAAACGCTTCAATAAGTGATTTTAAATTTGTTTGTGAAAATGTATCGGAAAAAGACCTGGATAAATTTTTTGATCAGTGGGTTTATGGTAAAGGACAAATCGAATTGGAGTATAAAACAGAAACAGAAACCAAAGATGATGGAGCGATATTGAAAATATATATTGAACAGGTACAGGAAGAATATGAGGAATTTCACTTTCCGCTGGAAATAAAATTAAAGTATGAGGATTTATCTGAGCAGAATTATCGGTTCAACATTGTCTCAACAGATACGGTGCTTGAAATACCAATAAAGAATGTTACTGAATCGATTGACTTTGATCCAAATAACTGGCTGCTGGCACAAATAAATTCAGTAGATGAATGA
- a CDS encoding UDP-2,3-diacylglucosamine diphosphatase: MIEFFFHPYIFTFVQDIINLKDLSEKKVKLHYFIGNHDFLHRDFFEKEFGAILYHDGLRVELNNKKFFIAHGDGMVSNDMGYNILKWILRNKFFQWLYSLLHPDLGIGLASRTSKSSRSYTDKKDYGEVDGLFEAAKKKIDEGFDYVLFGHLHKRIWEKYKQGNYINLGSWLDKPCYGVFKEQKFEIVDL, encoded by the coding sequence ATGATCGAATTTTTTTTCCATCCGTATATATTTACCTTTGTTCAGGATATTATTAATTTAAAGGATTTAAGTGAAAAAAAGGTGAAGCTGCATTACTTTATCGGTAACCACGATTTCCTGCACCGTGATTTTTTTGAAAAAGAGTTTGGAGCGATATTATATCATGATGGATTACGAGTTGAATTAAACAACAAGAAATTTTTTATTGCACACGGCGATGGTATGGTAAGTAATGATATGGGCTATAATATTCTTAAATGGATTTTACGAAATAAATTTTTTCAGTGGCTTTATTCATTGCTTCACCCTGATTTAGGAATCGGTCTTGCGAGTAGAACAAGCAAATCAAGCCGAAGTTACACCGATAAGAAAGATTACGGAGAAGTTGACGGATTATTTGAAGCAGCCAAGAAAAAAATTGATGAAGGTTTTGATTATGTCTTGTTTGGACATCTGCATAAGCGTATCTGGGAAAAATATAAACAGGGTAACTACATCAATTTAGGATCGTGGCTTGATAAACCTTGTTACGGTGTATTTAAAGAACAAAAATTTGAAATTGTGGATTTATAA
- a CDS encoding PBP1A family penicillin-binding protein, which yields MKSGKNKKKTWLITGAVIFVLLGSFIAFIYSGLPSLEELENPKPQLASKVFTADGELLGQFFIENRIETNIGKLPDHLIKALIATEDRKFYSHWGVDVSRFIKAMVKNVFSLSLGEGASTLTQQLARNLYELKVTRETQFDKAIRKIREWITAVQIEKNFTKDEIIELYLNVSYFGRSAYGIEAASRVYFGKSASELTLPESALFIALLKSPRDFDPVNNYDNALRRRNLVMYNMVSVGFLDRNEYDKLKQEPIALASEKPSVMRTIAPHFLEYIRLQMSEIADKHGFDLYRDGLNIYTSIDSRMQKIANLVSAKHIQDYQKIFDKNWNWNRNKDLLADLVDNAIKKSRGYINAETSEDKAALYNRLKKDEAFIDSVKSVATKIEVGFVVIDPFTGEIKAMVGGTNQEFGRGLNHVSGIKRQPGSSFKPIIYATAMENGYYPAYTILNQKFDYNGWSPSNSDNEYTAYETMRYALALSLNVVTGRMTISDIAPPKQVVQIAKRMGIDSNIDPYPAIALGTSEVSPLEMTSAFGTFVNQGIHVEPISILKVEDKNGILVDQFVPEYVQAISPQSAAIMQSMMEDVVAYGTGAGVRRYYQYPAAGKTGTTQNFSDAWFVGYTPELVAGCWVGFDDHRVKFTDWYGQGARAALPIWAMFMEGAYKEIKIPVGYFSSVDGIDTVSFCKKSMELGDTRIANNYCPEIVYDIVNSKNIPMTCEIHSDKNVIIREERTGETGW from the coding sequence ATGAAATCGGGAAAGAATAAGAAAAAGACCTGGTTAATAACCGGAGCCGTGATATTTGTTCTTCTTGGAAGTTTTATCGCATTCATTTATTCCGGTCTACCTTCATTGGAAGAGCTTGAAAATCCAAAACCGCAGCTAGCTAGTAAAGTATTTACAGCAGATGGTGAATTACTGGGACAATTCTTTATAGAAAATCGGATCGAAACAAATATTGGTAAGCTTCCTGATCATCTTATAAAAGCATTAATAGCAACTGAGGATAGAAAATTTTATAGTCATTGGGGAGTTGATGTTTCCCGGTTTATTAAGGCTATGGTGAAAAATGTGTTTTCCCTTTCTCTCGGAGAGGGAGCAAGTACACTTACACAACAGCTCGCAAGAAACCTTTATGAGCTTAAAGTAACCCGTGAAACGCAATTTGATAAAGCAATAAGAAAAATTCGCGAATGGATTACAGCCGTCCAGATAGAGAAGAACTTCACCAAGGACGAAATTATCGAGCTATATCTTAATGTTTCGTATTTCGGAAGAAGTGCTTACGGAATTGAGGCCGCAAGTCGGGTTTATTTTGGTAAAAGTGCAAGCGAACTAACTCTTCCTGAATCTGCTTTGTTCATCGCATTGCTAAAATCACCACGAGATTTCGATCCGGTTAACAATTATGACAACGCATTGAGGAGACGAAACCTCGTAATGTATAATATGGTTTCAGTAGGATTTCTCGATAGGAATGAATATGATAAACTTAAACAGGAACCTATTGCACTTGCTTCAGAAAAGCCAAGTGTAATGAGAACAATTGCTCCGCATTTTTTGGAGTATATTCGTCTGCAGATGTCAGAAATCGCTGACAAGCATGGTTTCGATTTATACAGAGATGGTTTAAATATTTATACTTCAATTGATTCCCGGATGCAAAAAATTGCAAACCTGGTTTCTGCCAAACACATTCAGGATTATCAAAAAATATTTGACAAGAACTGGAACTGGAACCGTAATAAAGATTTATTGGCTGATCTCGTTGATAATGCCATTAAAAAATCCCGCGGATACATAAATGCTGAAACATCGGAAGATAAGGCAGCACTCTATAACCGATTAAAAAAAGATGAAGCATTTATCGATTCAGTGAAATCAGTTGCAACAAAAATTGAAGTAGGTTTTGTTGTAATTGATCCATTTACCGGTGAAATTAAAGCGATGGTCGGCGGAACGAACCAGGAGTTCGGAAGAGGATTAAATCATGTTTCCGGAATAAAAAGACAACCTGGTTCATCATTTAAACCTATCATATATGCAACAGCAATGGAGAACGGCTATTATCCTGCTTACACAATTCTAAACCAAAAATTTGATTACAACGGCTGGAGTCCTTCAAATTCCGATAATGAATATACAGCGTATGAAACGATGAGATATGCACTTGCGTTGTCACTAAACGTTGTTACCGGGAGAATGACAATAAGCGATATTGCGCCACCAAAGCAAGTTGTTCAAATTGCAAAGAGGATGGGAATCGATTCAAATATTGATCCATATCCTGCAATTGCACTTGGAACATCTGAAGTTAGTCCGCTTGAAATGACTTCAGCCTTCGGGACTTTTGTCAACCAAGGAATTCATGTTGAACCTATTTCAATTTTAAAAGTTGAAGATAAAAACGGGATACTTGTAGATCAATTTGTTCCTGAATATGTTCAAGCGATTTCACCTCAATCCGCAGCAATTATGCAAAGTATGATGGAGGATGTCGTCGCCTATGGAACAGGTGCTGGTGTGCGAAGATATTATCAATATCCAGCAGCAGGAAAAACAGGGACAACACAAAATTTTTCAGATGCCTGGTTTGTAGGATACACGCCGGAACTTGTCGCCGGATGCTGGGTTGGCTTTGATGATCACAGAGTTAAATTTACTGATTGGTATGGACAGGGAGCCAGAGCCGCTCTGCCTATCTGGGCAATGTTTATGGAAGGAGCTTATAAAGAGATAAAAATTCCGGTCGGATATTTTAGTTCTGTCGATGGAATTGATACAGTTTCATTTTGCAAAAAGTCAATGGAATTAGGAGATACGAGGATAGCCAATAACTATTGCCCGGAAATTGTTTATGATATTGTTAATTCTAAAAATATTCCAATGACTTGTGAAATACATTCGGATAAAAATGTTATAATAAGAGAAGAACGTACTGGCGAAACAGGATGGTGA
- a CDS encoding STAS domain-containing protein, with amino-acid sequence MLEEDVEKKFRKLVVDISQCEFLDSTFLGALVLAKRSLNKIGGDLKIVEPASVFKVLREKTSTLQVFDSYKSLEDAINSF; translated from the coding sequence ATTCTAGAGGAAGACGTTGAGAAAAAATTCAGGAAACTGGTTGTTGACATCAGTCAATGTGAATTCCTCGATTCAACTTTCCTTGGAGCATTGGTTCTTGCTAAAAGATCATTAAATAAAATCGGCGGTGATTTAAAAATTGTCGAGCCGGCTTCTGTCTTTAAGGTTCTGAGAGAAAAAACGTCTACGCTGCAAGTATTTGATTCATATAAATCGCTGGAAGATGCGATAAACAGTTTTTAA
- the hpnC gene encoding squalene synthase HpnC — protein MNSNEHIASGYAEASALAKEHYENFPVVSLLIPKKFRNDIAIVYWFARTADDIADEGNLSVQHRLEKLEELENKLKSVISNSPTNNLEAALGKTITTRELTPANFHNLIKAFKQDVTKTRYKNFSEVMHYCSNSANPVGRILLELFNIRNEKAVYHSDKICTALQITNFIQDTLIDSQKGRIYYPLDEMEKFGVDENLFEMKQINDNLKRLIEFSVDRTQSLFNEGKPLLDYLSGRFRYEIAWTIKGGEEILRKIRGADFDVFSNRPFLTKTDYIKILFKAFIHR, from the coding sequence ATCAATTCCAACGAACATATTGCATCAGGCTACGCTGAAGCTTCTGCTCTTGCAAAAGAGCATTACGAAAATTTTCCAGTCGTTTCACTTTTAATCCCGAAAAAATTCAGAAATGATATTGCTATAGTTTATTGGTTTGCCAGAACCGCAGATGATATTGCCGATGAAGGAAACTTATCAGTCCAGCATCGACTGGAAAAGCTGGAAGAACTAGAAAACAAATTGAAATCTGTTATTAGCAATTCACCAACCAATAATTTGGAAGCAGCACTTGGTAAAACAATCACAACAAGAGAACTGACACCAGCTAACTTTCATAATTTAATCAAAGCATTTAAACAGGATGTAACCAAGACCCGTTATAAAAATTTTTCTGAAGTGATGCATTACTGCTCAAATTCAGCAAATCCGGTAGGGAGAATTTTGCTGGAGTTGTTTAATATCAGGAATGAAAAAGCTGTTTATCATTCAGATAAAATATGTACTGCACTGCAAATCACTAATTTTATCCAGGATACGCTGATCGATTCTCAAAAAGGAAGAATTTATTATCCTTTAGATGAAATGGAAAAGTTCGGTGTTGATGAAAATTTGTTTGAGATGAAGCAAATTAATGATAATTTGAAGAGGCTTATTGAATTCAGTGTGGATAGAACTCAGTCGCTGTTCAATGAAGGAAAGCCCTTGCTGGATTATCTTTCCGGTAGATTTCGGTATGAGATAGCCTGGACAATAAAAGGTGGAGAGGAAATTCTCAGAAAAATACGCGGCGCTGATTTTGATGTATTCTCAAACAGACCATTTTTAACGAAGACAGATTATATAAAAATATTATTCAAAGCATTTATTCATAGATGA
- the hpnD gene encoding presqualene diphosphate synthase HpnD, with protein MTDIAKEIAKKSKSSFYYAFNLLPAEQRDAMNTVYAFCRETDDIVDEGSVDDNLKYEKLRKWRIELEKSLDGHSDYQLINKLSRTIQKFNIPLEPFFDLLKGMEMDLQQKRYVTFNDLQNYCYHVASTVGLMCIEIFGYRHPSAKDFAINLGIALQLTNILRDVKKDAERGRIYLPKEDLEKFNYKESDIFNNTYNENFQQMMKFQVERARQYFNTATNSLNHEDKKAMFAARAMQHIYYRMLNKIVDADYDVYNKKIRISKVKKVGISLGVWAKYRVVY; from the coding sequence ATGACTGATATCGCAAAAGAAATAGCTAAAAAAAGTAAAAGCAGCTTCTATTATGCTTTTAACCTGCTTCCTGCTGAACAGCGTGACGCTATGAATACAGTCTATGCTTTCTGTCGTGAAACTGATGATATAGTAGATGAAGGCTCAGTTGATGATAATCTGAAATATGAAAAGCTTCGTAAGTGGAGAATCGAACTTGAGAAATCGCTTGATGGTCATTCCGATTATCAATTGATTAATAAACTATCCAGGACAATCCAGAAATTTAATATTCCGCTTGAACCATTCTTCGATTTGCTTAAAGGAATGGAGATGGACCTTCAGCAGAAAAGATATGTTACATTTAATGATCTGCAGAATTACTGCTATCACGTTGCCTCAACAGTTGGATTGATGTGCATAGAAATTTTTGGATATCGTCATCCATCTGCAAAAGATTTCGCAATCAATCTTGGTATAGCACTACAACTAACTAATATTTTACGTGATGTAAAAAAAGATGCTGAACGCGGAAGAATATATCTTCCGAAAGAAGATCTTGAAAAGTTTAACTACAAAGAATCAGATATCTTTAATAATACGTATAATGAAAATTTTCAGCAGATGATGAAATTTCAGGTTGAGCGAGCCAGGCAATATTTCAATACAGCGACAAATTCTCTGAATCATGAAGACAAGAAAGCAATGTTTGCAGCCAGAGCAATGCAGCACATTTATTACCGGATGCTCAACAAAATTGTCGATGCTGATTATGATGTGTATAACAAGAAAATCAGGATATCAAAAGTAAAAAAGGTCGGTATTTCACTTGGAGTTTGGGCTAAGTACAGAGTGGTTTACTGA